Proteins encoded together in one Rhizobacter sp. J219 window:
- a CDS encoding chemotaxis protein CheX, which produces MSALKESDLRLFVDSVRRYFDVTSRIEPEITSAYLGVDAVPGHDFNGIVSFSGRYRGRVVVSLPAAALKELLLIQKETDLSQNSLLDAVGEIANTLAGNARRSLGKDLEISVPKVVHGKPSDGPRTRQHPYVITFRWNRYPGVVCVDLAEAA; this is translated from the coding sequence ATGAGCGCATTGAAAGAATCCGACCTGCGCCTGTTCGTCGATTCGGTGCGGCGCTATTTCGATGTCACGAGCCGCATTGAGCCCGAGATCACCTCGGCCTACCTGGGCGTGGATGCCGTGCCTGGGCACGACTTCAACGGCATCGTGAGCTTCTCGGGGCGCTACCGCGGGCGGGTGGTGGTGTCGCTGCCCGCGGCGGCGCTGAAGGAGCTGTTGCTGATCCAGAAGGAAACCGACCTGTCGCAGAACAGCCTGCTCGACGCGGTCGGCGAGATTGCCAACACCCTGGCCGGCAACGCCCGGCGTTCCTTGGGCAAGGATCTGGAGATTTCAGTGCCCAAGGTGGTGCACGGCAAGCCTTCCGACGGCCCGCGGACGCGACAGCATCCCTACGTGATCACCTTCCGCTGGAACCGCTACCCGGGCGTGGTGTGCGTGGATTTGGCCGAAGCGGCATGA
- a CDS encoding response regulator transcription factor — MKLLVVDDSNMVRSRIARVVQSGVLGEVTLLGLARNGEEALRAARTAAPDIVTMDLTMPEMDGLECIPILLGMHPRTRILVISALDDKSTAIRALRLGAHGFLPKPFSDDGLQLALKGLLDHHL; from the coding sequence ATGAAGCTGCTTGTCGTCGATGACTCGAACATGGTGCGTTCGCGCATCGCACGCGTCGTGCAGAGCGGGGTGCTGGGCGAGGTGACGCTGCTCGGCCTGGCCCGCAACGGCGAAGAAGCCCTGCGGGCCGCACGTACCGCCGCGCCCGACATCGTGACGATGGACCTCACGATGCCCGAGATGGACGGGCTGGAATGCATCCCCATCCTGCTCGGCATGCACCCACGCACGCGCATCCTCGTGATCAGCGCACTCGACGACAAGTCGACCGCGATCCGCGCGCTTCGGCTGGGCGCACATGGCTTCCTGCCCAAGCCCTTCTCCGACGACGGCCTGCAACTCGCCCTCAAGGGGCTTCTCGACCATCACCTATGA
- a CDS encoding ATP-binding protein yields the protein MSSPGAPGLAISPALPSAPPLLRRTGRKVQLNLGKYREIIIAVAFFLLFDLAVLVLNFYVSFQISEDAVSINLAGRQRMLSQRMSKALYASELASASGPIPSSLLDELHNASRLFDNTLQGFRNGAQVTGGDGRPVYLPAASGPKSADILARAVAIWEPWRRQMDLLRESGSSSHAAHVKTAADYARANNLALLGLMNELTTDLEAAASQRASVLRMVQTGGIVLALLNFLFILFKFIRRLRQSDAAVEQASGETQEILSVVREGLFLLTPEMTLGTQISHSVSGMFGRPTQPGDNFILLLSPLVSAKTLEDARGYIELLFTPHVKEDLVQSINPLTEVELLQTDSLGQKRPRFLSMQFSRVVEDRAVKHLLVTVQDVTPRIELERKLEGEQKRAQREFDLLVQAFETDPAALAAFVDRTEASLLEVNDLLRQVDASSDAKQLRRTVDRVYRHVHAVKGEASMLSLELLASTAHEFESQLQPLREAATMSGEALLALPLPLEELLTRLQALKRSVLRDRHRLPSVAPQPGVDALGAQLSALVERIGGDTAKPARLNAKLDAITELPTRVRDALTQIAVQLVRNAVVHGVEDAATREARGKPVRARIDVEVARDEADQVHLLVRDDGGGLNPERVRQRLLSLGWFNEAQLAEMSVSQIVAQVFKPGFSTAESAGEHAGRGVGLDIVAHEVRRLGARLLVSSRANEGTTFRVRLAT from the coding sequence ATGTCATCACCCGGTGCGCCCGGTCTTGCGATCTCCCCTGCCCTTCCATCCGCCCCGCCGCTGTTGAGGCGCACAGGCCGCAAGGTGCAGCTCAACCTCGGCAAGTACCGCGAGATCATCATCGCGGTCGCGTTCTTTTTGCTGTTCGACCTGGCCGTGCTGGTGTTGAACTTCTACGTCTCGTTTCAGATTTCCGAAGACGCCGTCTCGATCAACCTCGCCGGCCGGCAACGCATGCTGTCGCAGCGCATGTCGAAGGCCCTCTACGCCAGCGAACTGGCCTCGGCCAGCGGCCCCATCCCGTCGAGCCTGCTCGACGAACTGCACAACGCCAGCCGTCTCTTCGACAACACGCTGCAGGGCTTTCGCAACGGAGCGCAGGTGACGGGCGGTGACGGGCGTCCGGTGTACCTGCCCGCAGCCTCGGGCCCGAAGAGCGCCGACATCCTGGCGCGCGCCGTCGCCATCTGGGAGCCCTGGCGCCGGCAGATGGACCTGCTGCGCGAATCGGGCAGCTCGTCCCACGCTGCCCACGTCAAAACCGCCGCCGACTACGCCCGCGCCAACAACCTCGCGCTGCTCGGCCTGATGAACGAGCTGACCACCGACCTGGAGGCCGCCGCCTCACAGCGCGCCTCCGTGCTGCGCATGGTGCAGACGGGCGGCATCGTGCTCGCGCTGCTCAACTTCCTCTTCATCCTCTTCAAGTTCATCCGCCGCCTGCGCCAGTCGGACGCCGCGGTCGAACAAGCCAGCGGCGAGACGCAGGAGATCCTCTCCGTCGTGCGCGAAGGCCTCTTCCTGCTCACGCCCGAGATGACCCTCGGCACACAGATCTCGCACTCGGTGAGCGGCATGTTCGGCCGTCCCACCCAGCCCGGCGACAACTTCATCCTGCTGCTCTCGCCGCTGGTGTCGGCCAAGACGCTGGAAGACGCACGCGGCTATATCGAGTTGCTCTTCACGCCGCACGTGAAGGAAGACCTGGTGCAGAGCATCAACCCGCTGACCGAAGTGGAGCTGCTGCAGACCGACTCGCTCGGCCAGAAGCGGCCGCGCTTCCTGTCGATGCAGTTCAGCCGTGTGGTCGAAGACCGCGCCGTCAAGCACCTGCTCGTGACCGTGCAGGACGTGACGCCTCGCATCGAACTCGAACGCAAGCTCGAAGGCGAACAGAAGCGAGCCCAGCGCGAGTTTGACCTGCTGGTGCAGGCCTTCGAGACCGACCCAGCGGCGCTGGCTGCCTTCGTCGACCGCACCGAGGCGAGCCTGCTCGAAGTCAACGACCTGCTGCGCCAGGTGGATGCCAGCTCCGATGCCAAGCAGTTGCGCCGCACCGTCGACCGCGTCTATCGCCACGTGCACGCGGTGAAGGGCGAGGCCTCGATGCTCTCGCTGGAGCTGCTGGCGAGCACCGCGCACGAGTTCGAATCGCAACTGCAACCACTGCGCGAAGCCGCCACGATGAGCGGCGAGGCGCTGCTCGCCCTGCCCTTGCCGCTGGAAGAGCTGCTCACCCGGTTGCAGGCGCTCAAGCGCTCGGTGCTGCGCGACCGCCACCGCCTGCCGTCCGTCGCGCCACAGCCCGGCGTCGACGCCCTCGGCGCACAACTCAGCGCCCTCGTCGAACGCATTGGCGGCGACACCGCCAAGCCGGCGCGCCTGAACGCGAAGCTCGATGCCATCACCGAGCTGCCCACCCGCGTGCGCGACGCCCTGACGCAGATCGCAGTGCAACTGGTGCGCAACGCGGTCGTCCACGGCGTGGAAGACGCCGCCACCCGCGAAGCGCGCGGCAAGCCGGTGCGCGCCCGCATCGATGTCGAGGTGGCGCGCGACGAGGCCGACCAGGTGCACCTGCTGGTGCGCGACGACGGCGGGGGCCTCAACCCCGAGCGCGTGCGGCAACGCCTGCTGTCGCTCGGCTGGTTCAACGAGGCGCAGCTGGCCGAGATGAGTGTTTCGCAGATCGTGGCGCAGGTGTTCAAGCCGGGCTTCAGCACCGCCGAATCCGCCGGCGAGCATGCCGGCCGGGGCGTGGGGCTCGACATCGTGGCGCACGAGGTGCGGCGGCTGGGTGCGCGCCTGCTGGTGTCCAGCCGAGCGAACGAAGGCACGACCTTCCGCGTGCGTCTCGCCACATGA
- a CDS encoding ABC transporter ATP-binding protein produces the protein MKNFIQVQQAEMVFNTKKGRFHALRDINLDVAQGEFVTLIGHSGCGKSTLLNLIAGLTLPTSGVLLCDNREIASPGPERAVVFQNHSLLPWLTCYENVHLAVERVFGGKESKAQLKQRTIAALELVNMGHAISKRPHEISGGMKQRVGIARALAMEPKVLLMDEPFGALDALTRAHLQDELLKIVARTKSTVVMVTHDVDEAVLLSDRIVMMTNGPAATIGEILSIELPRPRNRVDLAEDTRYVHYRKEVLDFLYTRHGHVEKAAA, from the coding sequence ATGAAGAACTTCATTCAAGTGCAACAGGCCGAGATGGTGTTCAACACCAAGAAGGGCCGTTTCCATGCGCTGCGCGACATCAACCTCGACGTGGCGCAAGGCGAGTTCGTCACGCTGATCGGCCACTCGGGCTGCGGCAAGTCGACGCTGCTCAACCTGATCGCCGGTCTCACGCTGCCCACGAGCGGCGTGCTCCTGTGCGACAACCGCGAGATCGCGTCCCCCGGGCCCGAGCGCGCGGTGGTGTTTCAGAACCACTCGCTGCTGCCCTGGCTCACCTGCTACGAGAACGTGCACCTCGCGGTGGAGCGTGTCTTCGGCGGCAAGGAGAGCAAGGCGCAGTTGAAGCAGCGCACCATTGCTGCGCTCGAACTCGTCAACATGGGCCACGCCATCAGCAAGCGCCCGCACGAAATCTCAGGCGGCATGAAGCAGCGCGTGGGCATCGCCCGTGCGTTGGCCATGGAGCCCAAGGTGCTGTTGATGGACGAGCCCTTCGGCGCCCTCGATGCGCTCACCCGAGCCCACCTGCAAGACGAGCTGCTGAAGATCGTGGCCCGCACCAAGAGCACGGTGGTGATGGTGACGCACGATGTGGACGAAGCCGTGCTGCTGTCCGACCGCATCGTGATGATGACCAACGGCCCGGCCGCCACCATCGGCGAGATCCTGTCGATCGAGCTGCCGCGCCCACGCAACCGCGTGGACCTGGCGGAAGACACGCGCTACGTGCACTACCGCAAGGAAGTGCTGGACTTCCTGTACACGCGCCACGGTCACGTGGAAAAAGCGGCCGCCTGA
- the ntrB gene encoding nitrate ABC transporter permease → MVSAVFHSPLEASKQQRAAKAATAASAVAQPAAAAPVAAPAKAPYDWSGLWLKVLPPIIGIALLVGIWHLLTMKGGNFPTPGATFDEAIKVFSDPFYSKGPNDQGIGWNILFSLQRVAIGFGLAALVGIPMGFMIGRFAFLSNMVSPLISLLRPVSPLAWLPIGLLVFKAANPAAIWTIFICSIWPMIINTAVGVQRVPSDYLNVARVLNLSEWKVITQILFPAVLPYMLTGVRLSVGTAWLVIVAAEMLTGGVGIGFWVWDEWNNLNVTHILIAIFVIGVVGLLLEWLLISIAKKFTYAET, encoded by the coding sequence ATGGTCAGTGCAGTCTTTCATTCCCCGCTTGAGGCCTCGAAGCAGCAGCGCGCCGCGAAGGCGGCCACTGCCGCCAGCGCCGTCGCCCAACCGGCGGCCGCCGCGCCGGTCGCCGCGCCGGCGAAGGCACCCTACGACTGGTCGGGCCTGTGGCTCAAAGTGCTGCCGCCCATCATCGGCATTGCGCTGCTGGTGGGCATCTGGCACCTGCTGACGATGAAGGGCGGCAACTTCCCGACGCCCGGCGCCACCTTCGACGAAGCCATCAAGGTCTTCTCGGACCCGTTCTATAGCAAGGGCCCGAACGACCAGGGCATCGGCTGGAACATCCTGTTCTCGCTGCAGCGGGTCGCCATCGGCTTCGGCCTGGCGGCACTCGTGGGCATCCCGATGGGCTTCATGATCGGGCGCTTTGCCTTCCTGTCGAACATGGTGTCGCCGCTGATCAGCCTGCTGCGCCCTGTGTCGCCACTGGCCTGGCTGCCGATCGGTCTCCTGGTCTTCAAGGCCGCCAACCCGGCCGCCATCTGGACGATCTTCATCTGCTCCATCTGGCCGATGATCATCAACACCGCGGTCGGCGTGCAGCGTGTGCCAAGCGACTACCTCAACGTGGCGCGCGTGCTCAACCTGTCGGAGTGGAAGGTGATCACGCAGATCCTCTTCCCCGCCGTGCTGCCCTACATGCTGACCGGCGTGCGCCTCTCGGTGGGCACGGCCTGGCTGGTGATCGTCGCAGCCGAGATGCTGACCGGCGGCGTGGGCATCGGCTTCTGGGTGTGGGACGAGTGGAACAACCTCAACGTCACGCACATCCTGATCGCCATCTTCGTGATCGGCGTCGTGGGCCTGCTGCTCGAATGGCTGCTCATCTCGATCGCCAAGAAGTTCACCTACGCCGAAACCTGA
- a CDS encoding CmpA/NrtA family ABC transporter substrate-binding protein: MTIERKALMSRRTLIKAAAAGSAAGLVPGLNTAVYAAGSDKPEKEEVRIGFIPLTDCASVVMASVLGFDKKYGIKIIPTKEASWAGVRDKLVNGELDMAHVLWGLVYGVHLGVSGPKKDMAVLMNLNHNGQAITLSKKLSDKGAVDGPSLAKLMKTDKRDYTFAQTFPTGTHAMWLYYWLATYGINPLKDAKVITVPPPQMVANMRVGNMDGYCVGEPWGHRAIMDGIGITGVTTQDIWKDHPEKALGTTGDFVKKNPNTCRAVVMAILEASKWIDASLQNKLKMAETVADKSYVNTGVDAINQRILGRYQNGLGKTWDDPNHMKFFNDGSVNFPYLSDGMWFLTQHKRWGLIKDHPDYLGVAKQINQIDLYKEAATAMKVSVPKDALRPSKMVDGVVWDGKDPKKYADGFAIKA; encoded by the coding sequence ATGACCATCGAACGAAAGGCACTCATGAGCCGCCGCACCCTCATCAAAGCCGCTGCCGCGGGCAGCGCCGCCGGCCTGGTGCCGGGCCTCAACACCGCCGTCTACGCCGCTGGCTCCGACAAGCCCGAGAAAGAAGAAGTCCGGATCGGCTTCATTCCCCTGACCGACTGCGCCTCGGTGGTGATGGCGTCGGTGCTGGGCTTCGACAAGAAGTACGGCATCAAAATCATCCCGACGAAAGAAGCCTCGTGGGCCGGCGTGCGCGACAAGCTCGTCAACGGCGAACTCGACATGGCCCACGTGCTGTGGGGCCTGGTCTACGGTGTGCACCTGGGCGTGTCGGGCCCGAAGAAGGACATGGCCGTGCTGATGAACCTGAACCACAACGGCCAGGCCATCACGTTGTCGAAGAAGCTGTCTGACAAGGGCGCGGTCGACGGCCCGTCGCTGGCCAAACTGATGAAGACCGACAAGCGCGACTACACCTTTGCGCAGACCTTCCCGACCGGCACGCACGCGATGTGGCTGTACTACTGGCTCGCCACCTACGGCATCAACCCGCTGAAGGACGCCAAGGTCATCACCGTGCCGCCGCCGCAGATGGTCGCCAACATGCGCGTGGGCAACATGGATGGCTACTGCGTCGGCGAGCCCTGGGGGCACCGCGCCATCATGGACGGCATCGGCATCACCGGCGTCACCACGCAAGACATCTGGAAAGACCACCCCGAGAAGGCCCTCGGCACCACCGGTGACTTCGTCAAGAAGAACCCCAACACCTGCCGCGCCGTCGTCATGGCGATCCTCGAAGCCAGCAAGTGGATCGACGCCAGCCTGCAGAACAAGCTGAAGATGGCCGAGACCGTGGCCGACAAGAGCTACGTCAACACCGGTGTCGACGCGATCAACCAGCGCATCCTCGGTCGCTACCAGAACGGCTTGGGCAAGACCTGGGACGACCCGAACCACATGAAGTTCTTTAACGACGGTTCGGTGAACTTCCCCTACCTCAGCGACGGCATGTGGTTCCTCACGCAGCACAAGCGCTGGGGCCTGATCAAGGACCACCCCGACTACCTCGGCGTGGCCAAGCAGATCAACCAGATCGACCTCTACAAGGAGGCCGCCACCGCCATGAAGGTGAGCGTGCCCAAGGACGCGCTGCGCCCCAGCAAGATGGTCGACGGCGTGGTCTGGGACGGCAAGGACCCGAAGAAGTACGCCGACGGTTTTGCCATCAAGGCCTGA
- a CDS encoding ANTAR domain-containing response regulator yields MKAPLRPPIPSTSLRIVIVAPDLAPDTSDPEAGTEAERSRALRIGLLEHGYNIVAVLPADVFLPDRLTQIAPDMIIVDAESQSRDTLEHVVMATREERRPIVLFTNDDDTTHVGAAIAAGVTAYVVAGLAPERVKPVLEVAMARFHHEEGLRRELANARTELSDRKLIDRAKGLLISRHGLTEEEAYARLRRTAMDKGLKLADVAQRLIDVSDLLG; encoded by the coding sequence ATGAAAGCGCCCCTGCGCCCCCCCATCCCGTCAACTTCGCTGCGCATCGTCATCGTCGCGCCCGATCTTGCGCCCGATACCTCCGACCCGGAGGCCGGCACCGAAGCGGAGCGTTCGCGCGCCCTGCGCATCGGCCTGCTGGAGCACGGCTACAACATCGTGGCAGTGCTGCCGGCCGACGTGTTCCTGCCCGACCGTCTCACGCAGATCGCGCCCGACATGATCATCGTCGACGCCGAGAGCCAGTCGCGCGACACACTGGAGCACGTGGTGATGGCCACGCGCGAGGAGCGGCGCCCGATCGTGCTCTTCACCAACGACGATGACACCACCCACGTCGGCGCGGCAATCGCAGCGGGCGTCACGGCCTACGTGGTGGCTGGGCTGGCACCGGAACGCGTGAAGCCGGTGCTCGAAGTCGCCATGGCGCGCTTCCATCATGAAGAAGGGCTGCGCCGCGAGCTCGCCAATGCACGCACCGAGCTGTCAGACCGCAAGCTCATCGACCGCGCCAAAGGCCTCTTGATCAGCCGCCACGGCCTGACCGAAGAAGAGGCGTACGCACGCCTGCGGCGCACCGCAATGGACAAGGGCCTGAAGCTTGCCGATGTCGCACAGCGCCTCATCGATGTGAGCGATCTGCTCGGCTGA
- the tsaD gene encoding tRNA (adenosine(37)-N6)-threonylcarbamoyltransferase complex transferase subunit TsaD produces the protein MNVLGVESSCDETGVALVDADTRGVPRLLAQALHSQIDMHQAYGGVVPELASRDHIRRVLPLTGRVLAEAGCTLEDIDVVAYTRGPGLAGALLVGAGVACALAAALGKPVVGVHHLEGHLLSPFLAADPPEFPFVALLVSGGHTQLMRVDDVGRYEMLGETIDDAAGEAFDKSAKMLGLGYPGGPALARLAEFGSADTFELPRPLLHSGNLDFSFAGLKTAVRTQVLKFGPNVCEQDKAHLAAGTQQAIVDVLVKKSLAALKHAGLRRLVVAGGVGANARLREQLNAECAKRGVQVHYPELALCTDNGAMIALAAAMRLQRGLAQPRLQYGFDVQPRWDLSTV, from the coding sequence ATGAACGTGCTGGGGGTCGAGTCGTCGTGCGACGAAACAGGTGTGGCCTTGGTGGATGCCGACACGCGCGGCGTGCCAAGGCTTCTGGCCCAGGCCCTGCACAGCCAGATCGACATGCACCAGGCCTACGGCGGCGTGGTGCCGGAGCTGGCCTCGCGTGACCACATCCGGCGGGTGTTGCCGCTGACCGGGCGTGTGCTGGCCGAGGCGGGGTGCACCCTGGAAGACATCGACGTGGTGGCCTACACCCGCGGGCCGGGTCTGGCTGGCGCGCTGCTGGTGGGGGCGGGGGTGGCCTGCGCGCTCGCGGCGGCGCTCGGCAAGCCGGTGGTCGGTGTGCATCACCTGGAGGGTCACCTGCTGTCGCCGTTCCTCGCGGCCGACCCGCCCGAGTTTCCGTTCGTGGCGCTCCTCGTGTCGGGCGGCCACACCCAGCTGATGCGGGTCGACGACGTCGGCCGCTACGAAATGCTCGGCGAAACCATCGACGATGCGGCCGGCGAAGCCTTCGACAAGTCAGCCAAGATGCTGGGCCTCGGCTACCCGGGTGGGCCGGCCCTGGCGCGCCTGGCTGAGTTCGGAAGCGCGGACACCTTTGAGCTGCCGCGCCCGCTGCTGCACAGCGGCAACCTCGATTTTTCGTTCGCCGGGCTCAAGACCGCGGTGCGCACCCAGGTGCTCAAGTTCGGTCCCAACGTCTGCGAGCAGGACAAGGCCCATCTGGCGGCCGGCACCCAGCAGGCGATCGTCGACGTGCTGGTGAAGAAGTCGCTGGCCGCGTTGAAGCACGCCGGACTGAGGCGACTCGTGGTCGCCGGGGGCGTCGGGGCCAATGCCCGCCTGCGCGAACAACTCAATGCCGAGTGCGCCAAACGTGGTGTGCAGGTGCATTACCCGGAGCTGGCGCTGTGCACCGACAACGGCGCCATGATCGCGTTGGCCGCCGCGATGCGATTGCAGCGCGGGCTGGCCCAGCCACGTCTGCAGTACGGCTTCGACGTGCAGCCGCGCTGGGACTTGTCGACCGTATGA
- a CDS encoding pyridoxal phosphate-dependent aminotransferase — protein MRSAIASLPASKIREVANAGLGRRDVLAFWFGESDEVTPSPAREAAIASLQAGETFYSHNLGLPALREALSAYMGGLHRPVDVERIAVTSSGVSALMIANQLLLEPGDEVVAVAPVWPNVTAQPVILGAQVKRVSLGVRDGAWVLDLQRLLDAITPRTRAVILNAPNNPTGWTLTREEQQSLLDHCRQTGTWIVADEVYERLFFEPGPRAAPSFLDLAEPAERLIVAHSFSKSFLMTGWRLGWLVLPTGFSGEVAKLIEFNTSCAPVFVQKGGLAALAQADEAVPALVGRLQACRDALVPRLASLPGVTVALPRGGMYAFFRVEGEDDSLAFAKRLVERHGLGLAPGAAFGDEAEGWLRWCFAARDPSRLVQGVARLADALRL, from the coding sequence ATGAGGTCTGCCATCGCCAGCCTGCCGGCCTCCAAGATCCGCGAGGTGGCCAACGCCGGCCTCGGTCGCCGCGACGTGCTGGCCTTCTGGTTCGGGGAGAGCGACGAGGTCACGCCCAGCCCGGCGCGGGAAGCAGCCATCGCGTCGTTGCAGGCGGGCGAGACCTTCTATTCGCACAACCTCGGGCTGCCGGCGCTGCGCGAGGCGCTCAGCGCCTACATGGGCGGCCTGCACCGGCCGGTGGACGTGGAGCGCATCGCCGTCACCTCGTCGGGCGTCAGCGCCCTGATGATCGCCAACCAGCTGCTGCTGGAGCCCGGCGACGAGGTGGTGGCGGTGGCACCGGTGTGGCCCAACGTGACGGCCCAGCCGGTGATCCTGGGCGCCCAGGTGAAGCGGGTGTCGCTCGGAGTACGCGACGGTGCCTGGGTGCTCGACCTCCAGAGGCTGCTGGATGCCATCACGCCCCGTACCCGTGCCGTGATCCTCAATGCGCCCAACAACCCCACCGGCTGGACGCTCACCCGCGAAGAACAGCAGTCCCTCCTTGACCACTGCCGGCAGACCGGCACCTGGATCGTGGCCGACGAGGTCTACGAACGCCTCTTTTTCGAGCCCGGCCCCCGTGCGGCGCCGAGCTTCCTCGACCTTGCCGAGCCGGCCGAACGGCTGATCGTGGCGCACAGCTTTTCCAAGAGCTTCCTAATGACTGGCTGGCGTCTGGGCTGGCTGGTGCTGCCCACAGGGTTCTCGGGTGAGGTGGCCAAGCTGATCGAATTCAACACCTCCTGCGCGCCCGTCTTCGTGCAGAAGGGCGGCCTGGCGGCACTGGCGCAGGCCGATGAGGCGGTGCCCGCGCTCGTCGGCCGATTGCAAGCCTGCCGCGACGCGCTGGTCCCGCGCCTGGCCTCGCTGCCTGGTGTGACGGTGGCGCTGCCCCGGGGCGGCATGTACGCCTTTTTCCGCGTCGAAGGGGAAGACGACTCCCTGGCTTTCGCAAAACGCCTGGTGGAACGGCATGGCCTGGGCTTGGCGCCAGGCGCGGCTTTCGGCGACGAGGCCGAGGGCTGGCTGCGATGGTGCTTCGCGGCACGCGACCCGTCCCGGCTCGTGCAAGGGGTGGCCCGGCTCGCCGATGCCCTTCGGCTATAA
- the rpsO gene encoding 30S ribosomal protein S15, producing the protein MSVAEINKAEIVKANARSAADTGSPEVQVALLTARINELTPHFKTHLKDHHGRRGLLKMVNTRKSLLAYLKNKDAERYTALIQKLGLRK; encoded by the coding sequence ATGTCTGTCGCTGAAATCAACAAGGCCGAAATCGTCAAGGCCAACGCCCGCAGTGCCGCCGACACCGGCTCCCCCGAGGTCCAGGTCGCGCTGCTGACCGCTCGCATCAACGAGCTGACCCCCCACTTCAAGACCCACCTGAAGGACCACCACGGTCGCCGTGGCCTCCTGAAGATGGTCAACACCCGCAAGAGCCTCCTGGCCTACCTCAAGAACAAGGATGCAGAGCGCTACACCGCTCTGATCCAGAAGCTCGGTCTGCGCAAGTAA